The genomic DNA TCATGTTGCAACTAAAGACAcaaatgaggaaataaaaaaactcaaaaaaaagtGATGAATGAAGATGGTACATCtgaggaaaatgctgaaaaattgaGATTATTCAAAATCATTTGATTTCCATAGAATATGGGACAAGCTCCCAGAAAAGACTCCAGAAGAGTCGATAAAGAGGGAAAATGCCATTATCTGTCTAGAAAATGCCCAGGAGAGCCAGTCTAACACCTGCAGTGACTTCAGACTCCACTTCCAGTGACAAGTGGTCTTTGTCTCTATAATCATGTCCACATTAAATGAAACAGGTGAGCTGAAGCTAGCCATACAGCCAGCAGATTTCAAATGAGAAGTCATGTGTCAAAGAATATCCATCAAAGATAGAACTGACAAGTACTGCTAGTACTGACCGCTATCGTAAAACATAGAAGTAGCAAAAGATCATTTGACTTTCTATCATAATTGTCTTTGGGATTCCCCATACTGTTATATTGTGCTAAAACTAATGATCAGCATAATTAAGATCCTTCAACCATGATGCAGAATGCACAGTTGAAATAAACGAGAAAACAGTTTGGGAGAAGTGGCTCCGCATAGGCAGAAGTTTCAGACAGAGTATCAGTCACTCACCTTCACGTCAAGCCTTGGCTGGTGATCTTATTATGAGAGATAGTGTATCAGCTACAAAGCAGCACTGCTTTGGTTCAGGACAATGTGCTAAATCACCTACATTTTGCTGACAATGAAGCTCTGCTAAGAGGCAACTCAGCCAAAATGCAGATAAAGACAAAAAGAGTGTCCAGctttatgaaacaaaacaagaacagttATTAATCAATTATGATGAAATAAATCTCATGGGAAATCCTAGCAACTTCTAACTCAAGGACTGCTTTAGAGGCTAAAGGACGCACAAAATAATTCCATTCACACACTGGCAGCCTGTGAGGTTGTACAGAAGGCAGTAATATCATCAACTGGCAAGTTGGAAACTGCATTCATCAGCTTGAACATGTTTAGATAGCGAATAGTTTTCAAGACTATGTCACAAATCTGCAACGTGGATGGTGGATATTTCTGTCTGTCTCTATAGTACAGAGCTCTGTGGAGCAACTGGCATCAGGAGAAGGTTCCTGCCTTCCTTGTGGGCTATTAGATTTCACTGGTATTTGCTGGCAACAGGGAAATTCAACATCTGAGGTATTTGGCTTCAAACCCAAGTCACGGTTGGGGATGTTTCCCAAGAGCTTCCTCAGCCAAGCCTTTGCCCCGACTCCAAGGTAGTCTTGCTGCCTTGCCCCTGGTCCAGGCCATTCCATGGCTCTGCCTGTCTGCTCCACAGAGTTTATTCACTCTTCTCCTTCTTGGCAGAGTTGTGAACAACCTCAAGCAGTGACTCTTGGATGCCTGTCCTAGATACATCACCAGTAGCAGCCACCTGAGATTCTTGTTTCTATATAAAAACAGCCACCACGTACATCACATCCATCAATAGAAAACTACCCCAAAACAGAGTAAAGGTAACATTTCTGTGGGAGTGGCCAATGTAAAACGTACAGGTGTATTACATATAATTTGAAGTCACTGCTGGTTCATTGCCACTTGCAACACCATTAGATTTCTCAACACAAGCAGTGGTAACCACATGTCATGTCGttgcaaaatgaaggaaaggagaaataagaaaagctCTTTTGTATTCCTCATCAATCAGCAAAAACGACTAATGCATATTCTGTTGCTTTCATACCTGGTTCAGTAGTTGCTTGCTGGTTTCTGCTGGTACAAGGACTGAGAATAGTGTGCTTGGCAAAGAGTTGGAAGTGTCAAGGCACATAATGTGGACAACATCAAGCCAGCACTGGCTTCATATTAGCTTTTtgaaagaagcagcaccagATTATTTATAAATGATGGGTCAAGTATAAAACTCTGCATAATTAAAGCTCTGGGCTTACtcacttttaaaagtaaaacaaaagcagtttgaaaCCTTTTAACATCTAGGATAGCTGCAGTAGTCAGAAAAAAGTAAACTATTTTTTATTCCACAAATATCATACTATTATTATGAGTTTCAGCATATAGTAGGAAACAGGTGAAGACCATTTCCTTCCCATTTGGTGTAATCTTTCCATGCTACTCAGTGCCTTCATGCACGTGATGTTGAAGGTCTTTTCCCTTTCAGATGCTGCTGTCGGTGGTCCTGGCCGTGCTGGGATTTGCAGGAGGAGTGTACTGTGCAGTCATCTCCTCGCTGGGGCTGATTGGGGGTCCTCTGTGTGACACAGGTGATGGGGAATACCTCTACCCTTTCAGGAATGACACTCTGGAGTGAGTATGACTTATAGGCTTCTCCATATTTGCTTTCATTCTCCTCTCTCATGTTTTCATAGCAGATTTGAATCTTCCCAAGGTGAACTGACAGTCCACCCAGTCCACACCTAAATTCACATTCCTCTGAGTAACATGTTCCAGCTGGTCATCTCTTTGACCAAGGATCATCTTTGGGAAAACTGCCTGAGTTTCTTCTGTTGTGCTTGTCAGCAACCGCTTGTGCAAGTTGCACCACATATTCTaaaggctgcagagctgtgacTCCCACCAGAGTCAACAGGAAGCGTTTGATAACTGTGCCACATTAATCTGTTAAATCATCATTCATTGAGTCTGCTTTAGCTACCtctgaaaggcaaagcaaaaatattctcTGAATCTTTAAAGTTAATCTTGCAACCACGCTCTTCGAGCCACAGCTAGAGACAATGAATGGACTGGACTGAAAAACCACAGCAGGAATGGAGAATGTGGAGACACATTTTCAAACCATTAAGGACCTTTCCCTTTAGTTATTAGCACTGCCATAAAATAAGAGAGAGATTCTTGTGCTTGCAACAAACTACAGATGTGGCTCTCGTCTGTAGTCATTAATTGCACCTCTGCAAAGAAAATCCTGAAGACAATTACCAGCTTTTACCAATTGTAGTAGAATCTGAGACTCACTTTACATGGTGCAAAGAAGTTCAGAAAATGTAACACAGAAAGCATTatcaaatctttattttcaaataagttgccaattatttttctctatcaCAGAGACAATTATTTGTTCAACCAGACAACATGGAGCATTTGCAAAGAACCTGAAAACATCATCCTTTGGAATATTGTCCTTTTCTCTATTCTCCTGGCCATTGGTGTGATTGAAGCTATTCTTTGTTTTATTCAAATCATCAATGGACTTACTGGCTTCATATGCGGCACATgtatgaggaaaagaaaggttggTATGCAGTAAAAGGTATCAGAGTGGTTTACATTCTTACCACTTTTAGTTTTTAGACTCTGGTAATCGTACATGATCAGAGAGATCTGCACAGCCCCTGAATGAGCTCCTATGGGGAGCTGAGCCATTGCAGATGCATTTACACAccgtctctctctctctgtcactTTGTAGTCAGAGGTAACTCCATACTCAGATATTTCAAAACAGTGGAGCAGTGTGATGTATTGACATACTCAGTTGCATGAGTGTGTTCCTATTCAAGAAGTCTTTTTGATAAAATGTAATGACCCCCCAGCATCTTCAAGTGAGAGAGAAGTAGAGGTATTTTTGATTGGTCAACAGtaggaaaaatgtcattttacaaAATGGAAGACAGACTCTTTCAAGTTTCATTTCTCATCACTGCTTCCtctttattgtttattttcattgtacaAGATGCTTGCAGTGAGTCTGATATCCCCCTGGAATATTAATCATCTTTCATTCATTGCCTTTCAGACAAATATTTCCGGAATGTGAATGACCTACAAGGGATGCCAACACAAGCCCTGAGCTACCAGTTCACATACCATAAGGATAGTGCACTATGCTGTATTTATGGGGGGATgacaaagaaaacccaaaatgttTAGGAGTTTCATGGggcaaaatgaattttttataAAGAAGCCAGAGTGGAAAAGGGCTAGAGGATTTAGATCTCAGACTCCAGATTTTCATCTCTCTAAATATTCCTGCTAAATCTCTGGTACTGGCAAAACCACTGATCTGTCTGGTCCTGACTGCCATACTTGTGCATAAAACACAAGGGTCCCCAGATAAAAGCTCACTGCTTGCCCTCTTGTGTATACGGGAAACTGAACCACTGTTAATGGATATGTTTATCAGATACATGAAGCAGGTGCTCTGGCTGGATGTAAATAATCTCCTATCCCCTCCAAATCCCACCTTGAGCTCACCTGTCCATTCCTATTAACTTCCCAACTGGGCACTTCCAGATTTAAATGAGGATGCACAGAGAATATATCGAGCGGCATTTGCGACACCGCAGAGGCAATTGAAACACATGGGTTTTAGCCTCCCTCAGCAACCCCAGACACAAATCCCCCTGCGCTTCTTTGGTAGCTTGCTGCCATGTTTGACACAGTCCAGTGCATTTCTAAATCAGTTTCTCGGGAGTATCTCAGAGACATGCTAGCCCTGGGAGGGCATTTCAGTCAATACAAATGGCAGGGTTTGGGGCAAGAGTATAGCAATGTCCATTTTaacaaaaaggaggagaaactCAGCATGAATTTTGCCCTTCATGAGACTGCATAGGAGTCTTACTAATTTCTGTAGTTCTGTTCTAGAATAGATCACATGAACAAAACAATTAACTGGTAAATATAAACATTAAATCGATAAAGGTAGTAATTACGTGCAGCTTAGTGAAAAATAAGATATATCATCTGAAAGGCAACAAATTGCGTCAGCCTTAGTGTTACAGCAACAGTAATCCTGACCAGGAACTGCGTCATTCCCCATCATCGCTCAAGATCAAGCCCTTGACGCGAAAGTCCATGACTGGCAAATTCCAGAAACCCCATCATTTCAGTGGCTTCCTCAAAGGCTAGTTCTTGGGCATACCACTGACTTTTCTGAGTCAGCCAAACTGTGAAATAATCTTTCTCTACCCTGAACGCATGTATGCAGGTATGAAattctgaatatatttaaaGCACTTGGAGTCTGTCTTTCAAAGAGACATATTTATGTTTTCTCAGTCAAAGGTATTTCTGCACTGAAGCATTGGAGCAAGTTATTAGAACACAGTTACTGCAGACACACATGGCTGTTTGTGCTGCCCTCTAATGCAGCACGTGAAATACTTTGTATAAATGTCCTCTTTAtacaaaatgaggaaaaaaatgtgagttGCACTGAGATGAGGTACACATGTACACTTCATTGGAGCATAGCTTCACCTGTAGAAGAAGGAAATTTGACAcattaaacttaaaaaaagaataccCCACAcataaaccaaccaaccagcctaccaacaacaacaaaaaagaaaacaaaacaaaaccaaaaaaagacacCATAAGTCTTATTGAAGTTTGCAGTCATGACTAGGTGCATCCAAACCTGCCAGGTGGTTTAAAAAGCTCACGTTCTTTGTCAGCAGTGAAGCCTGGACAGTACTACCATGTAAAACAGTCATTTAAGTAAAGccaactgattttaaaaaatagtctaAGAGACAGCTTGAAGCAAGGATACTCAGCACATAGTTAGACAGAGAGACTCCTTCATTAGCAGAGGGGCTCCGTGAGCTCTTCATGGTCCCCAAATATCAGCCCTGCCCTCAACCTTCTGTTTTGTCGCCCTGACCCTCATCACTATGTTAAAGACAGTTCGGGCTGTGCCAGcgctgggagagggagaggaaccCCCTGGTAGACACCACCTCCAGCATGGGAAAGTAAATGTCCTGAACTGTTCCATCTGTGTGTTCCAAGCTGTCCTGCCCCGGGGATGCTTAGTGTCACATCTGTGTGCTAACGGGGACACCCTCTGTCCTCTCAACTGTGCAGTCATTGGCTTCACTGatatatgtaaatattaaatattgttattctgaagttattttctcaCTTGATTTGTGTGACCTAAAGGACTCGTGACCTCACACTAGCTCTGGTAGGAAAAGACATAGAATAACACAGAAAGTAGGGTCAAATTCATCTTGTCTAACTGGAATCACTGAAAAGGAGTCTTTTCCAGGGTAGGCATCAAGCCATGCAGCCATGGAGAGGCAGCCTTCCCCCAGCCCGCACTGAAAGAGATGTCCAAAGCAAGCAGGAGAAACTGCCTCTCCGGGCAAGATCCAGTTGTCCACCCTAGACAGGAGCATCTGGTGGCATTTGAAACGCAGCGAAGCATCCTGCTCAGCCTCCAGGTGACACTCTAGGTAGCAAGCATGTCCTATGTCACGCCTGAGAGCCACTCGGAGATCTCTAGAGACCCAAGTATCTCGGCTGGAGCTGGCAACACAAAGATGTGGGAGACCAAAGGAAATACCTGTCTCTTGGAAACAAGAAGATGCTAAAAATTCTTTTAGCTAAGACACCTAAAGGTGGATAAAATCAGGTGAAATCATTTCGTCTTTTGACTTTTCTGATCTCCTAAATTGCCTTTGACACCTGTCAAAGCCTGAGCTCGCAGAAGTGTCACCAGAGCCCTGTCCGGGAGCCACCGGCACATCGCAGCAGGGGCAGCTCCTTGCACCGAGCACTGAGGGAGACCTGAAAACCCAGGCTTTTCGGTGGGTTAGAACTTCCAAAGAAAATGGCTACGtaatactactactaataataattttgatttGGATAGAGTTGACTTGACTAGAGAGGAACTATCATGTTTCAGAGTTGGGATTACCATAGATTttaagttggatttttttttccaaaatggaaataattatttcagtaaaatctAACAATGGAAAAGAGACATTTTGTCTCAGAAATGTTCTATGCATTGTACACATGGAGAATTTAGTAACAGTGAGGAACCAATAATATTCTTCTGTATCTTTTATCCCTATTAATCttctatctatctgtctgtccGTCTATCTATCTATGTGCCTGTCTATCCATCTCTATATCTATCAGTCTTAAAAAACTGATGGTAAAAAACTCACACAGGcataacaacaaaatatttgtttaatttttatattttttactgTGCAGTCTCACTACACAGACTCTCACAAAGGAGTAAAAATATGTTACTTTCTAATCAATTTATCCTTCTCCCTTCTGCATTTGAAACTCATGCAGGATATCAGCCACATGCAAATCTGTGTTGgttggaagagagaaaagagttcCTGGGATTGGTTTGGGATAGGAATAAAGGACACCATCTGAAAAATTGTGGATGTTTAGAGACCTATGGCCCAGCCTTTCGGCTGCCAGGATGAAGGACATGATTCAAATAACTAGGTTGGAAACCGCAGACTAGTTCAGACCATCTCATTTCAAGAGGAACTGTCGGAACATTTTGATGCAAATTGCTCAGATGCCTCAGGCCCTAAAGCTTGGTTTTTCTTGACAtgaagagcaaagcaaagcaatggAGAGGCTGATCCCTACAAACCTCCCAGTGCCACAGCCTCTGCTCTAcagctccatccccagcctcgTTCCTTCCTGCCCAGAGAGCTTCTCACAGGCAACCACTTCTTTGCAAGCAAACTTcaaaaacaccccaaataatttttttaaaaattacttttctggaTTCTCAGAGTATTTAGTTTCCTTCAGAGCACCAGCTCATTGGGTTTGTCCCTTTCAGAGGAGTGACAGGAGACAGCCACCCTTTGGAATTGCCCTTCCTGCAGGACCTCTGTCACTCCACAGCATCCCTTTCATCCTGAGCCCAAGGGCCACG from Caloenas nicobarica isolate bCalNic1 chromosome 1, bCalNic1.hap1, whole genome shotgun sequence includes the following:
- the LOC136002275 gene encoding transmembrane 4 L6 family member 1-like; protein product: MCTGKCSKCIGITLFPLAACAIVSNILLYFPNGRVLQLSEITDLVWFFHGILGAGILVILPAFMMLGAGGAGCCANRCGMLLSVVLAVLGFAGGVYCAVISSLGLIGGPLCDTGDGEYLYPFRNDTLEDNYLFNQTTWSICKEPENIILWNIVLFSILLAIGVIEAILCFIQIINGLTGFICGTCMRKRKTNISGM